A window from Lentisphaera araneosa HTCC2155 encodes these proteins:
- a CDS encoding DUF7133 domain-containing protein: MLKKLLAFSLLSAALSAQESPDLYAQVKPLSPEETLKTIQVPKGYKLQVVASEPMITEPVDCVWDANGDMYVIEMKTYMQDADATGQFEKTSRVMKLTDTNGDGVMDKSSVFIDGLMLPRMILPLDDRILVCETNVVDIYSYRDTNGDGKADEKKIWYKGGKRGGNLEHQPSGLIWNVDNWIYMTKYGERFKMVDGKVEKSAYGYLNGQWGLHHDDDGNFAVGFSGAEKSFEYFQYPVVYGAAKFPDELEKDFNTVWPIDNIPDTQGGARRFREDNTLNHMTAACGHTVYRGELMPEFYGNYLVTEPVGRLIRMAKVDTSLGFKQMRNVYPNSEFIRSTDPNFRPVNLKTGPEGALYIVDMYRGIIQEGNWTKKGSYLRKVIDQYGMAKTIQHGRIYRLVPENYSAKSTRPEMLSKSSAEIIPLLGHKNGWVRSTARKQLILRNDKSIVAKLKAALQASQNTQEKIELLWTLEGLQALDPAYVNSLLKSSDGRFAAHALRASDPWLQAANPQIIAAYKDILQNSQSSPVLNQAFLSIKKYGQHHLSADFTKFTLAQKDHPEIKHHIAQWDREKEHYRKHREKMMALKGKGPVFEKMMKTGEKHYKSLCFACHGANGEGTPMAGTQTTLAPPLKGSARVLGKKDTLIKIALHGLAGPVDGKTYPGAMESLASHNDKYLSDVLTYLRNSWGNKAAPITDKDIKSIRKKNRARKTPWTLEELAKK, encoded by the coding sequence ATGCTCAAAAAACTCCTCGCTTTCAGCTTACTCTCCGCTGCTCTATCTGCTCAAGAATCCCCTGACTTATATGCACAAGTCAAACCCCTCTCTCCAGAAGAAACACTTAAAACCATTCAAGTTCCCAAGGGTTACAAACTTCAGGTCGTGGCTTCTGAGCCAATGATTACTGAACCCGTAGATTGTGTTTGGGATGCTAATGGCGACATGTATGTGATTGAGATGAAAACTTACATGCAGGATGCCGATGCTACAGGCCAGTTTGAGAAAACCAGCCGTGTGATGAAACTCACTGATACTAATGGTGATGGCGTGATGGATAAATCATCGGTCTTTATTGATGGCCTTATGCTACCCCGTATGATTCTTCCCCTCGACGACCGCATTCTCGTCTGTGAAACCAATGTCGTCGACATATATTCTTACCGTGATACCAATGGCGACGGCAAAGCCGACGAGAAAAAGATTTGGTATAAAGGTGGTAAACGAGGTGGTAACCTTGAACACCAACCCAGTGGCTTAATTTGGAATGTGGACAACTGGATTTACATGACTAAATATGGTGAGCGCTTTAAAATGGTCGACGGTAAAGTTGAAAAATCAGCTTACGGCTACCTCAATGGGCAATGGGGCTTGCACCACGATGACGATGGTAATTTTGCAGTAGGCTTCTCTGGTGCTGAAAAAAGTTTTGAATACTTTCAATACCCTGTGGTCTATGGCGCGGCTAAATTCCCCGATGAACTCGAGAAAGACTTTAATACAGTTTGGCCCATCGATAATATTCCCGATACCCAAGGGGGCGCTCGCAGATTTCGCGAAGACAACACTCTCAACCACATGACCGCAGCTTGTGGACACACAGTTTATCGCGGTGAGTTGATGCCAGAGTTTTATGGTAATTACCTGGTTACAGAGCCCGTAGGCCGCCTCATTCGCATGGCGAAAGTCGATACTTCCCTCGGTTTCAAACAGATGCGCAACGTCTACCCCAATTCCGAATTCATTCGCTCAACAGATCCCAACTTCCGTCCCGTCAACCTCAAAACGGGTCCCGAAGGTGCACTCTATATTGTGGATATGTATCGTGGTATTATCCAAGAAGGAAACTGGACCAAAAAAGGCTCGTATCTTCGTAAGGTCATTGATCAGTACGGCATGGCGAAAACGATTCAACATGGACGTATCTATCGCCTCGTCCCAGAAAATTACTCAGCAAAAAGTACTCGCCCAGAAATGCTCTCCAAGAGCTCTGCAGAAATTATTCCCTTACTCGGTCACAAAAATGGTTGGGTCAGAAGTACCGCAAGGAAACAACTTATTCTTCGCAATGATAAAAGCATCGTAGCAAAACTCAAAGCCGCTTTACAAGCTTCGCAAAACACGCAAGAAAAGATCGAATTACTTTGGACTCTCGAGGGTCTTCAGGCACTGGATCCCGCATACGTGAACTCTCTCTTAAAGTCATCTGACGGTCGTTTTGCGGCTCACGCATTACGCGCATCAGATCCTTGGTTACAGGCCGCAAATCCACAAATCATTGCCGCTTATAAAGACATTTTACAAAACTCTCAATCAAGTCCAGTCCTCAATCAAGCTTTCCTTAGTATCAAAAAGTATGGCCAACATCATTTAAGTGCTGATTTCACCAAATTTACTCTGGCTCAAAAAGACCATCCAGAAATCAAACATCACATCGCTCAATGGGATAGAGAGAAGGAACATTACCGCAAACATCGCGAAAAAATGATGGCACTCAAAGGCAAGGGACCCGTTTTCGAAAAAATGATGAAGACAGGTGAAAAACACTACAAGTCACTTTGTTTTGCTTGTCACGGCGCTAACGGCGAAGGTACGCCCATGGCTGGAACTCAAACCACTTTGGCTCCACCACTCAAGGGCTCTGCGAGGGTTCTCGGCAAAAAAGATACCCTCATTAAAATTGCCCTCCACGGTTTAGCTGGTCCTGTAGATGGTAAAACTTACCCAGGCGCCATGGAATCGCTAGCTAGTCATAATGACAAATATCTCTCTGATGTCCTCACCTATCTCAGGAACTCATGGGGCAATAAAGCTGCACCGATTACTGACAAGGATATTAAATCTATTCGCAAGAAAAATAGAGCCCGTAAAACTCCTTGGACACTCGAAGAATTAGCAAAAAAATAA
- a CDS encoding TIM-barrel domain-containing protein, which produces MKLFFLFAGLSLSLLAVNGDKSDLTTANNWQEPAAGTWKLELGETDAELRYTDLAAEKPRLEALKKLGPAKFPFTKSAISTIKTADGKLMVRIPCDADEKIYGFGLQMKNIKSSKKVLELKVDHWKLGGGKTHAPVPFYISSKGYGVFFNTARYLKVYNQLGNRKDALDNPPEVDRNPPPSQKGSQPGPWQALPAASAVEAVVDAQGLEVLIFSGDTMLEVVQRYNLYCGGGTLPPLWGLGFWHRVPAAFNEEECRKEVADFAKHDIPLDVLGLEPGWMTKSYPCTFEWQTERFPDPKKFTQDMLSQGVRLNLWENPYMSKDAKIYKDMYPHAGSHLVWLGIVPDYNVQEARDLITEQHYRDHVSIGVSGYKVDEVDGYDHWLWPDHATFPSGTSAESMRQTYGMLMQKMFYTDLFKKHNTRTYGLVRSSNGAASALPYVLYSDSYSHSEYITGISAASLGGILWSPEARGARNGREWLNRIQTVCFSPMAMLNAWATGAKPWTFKDVTDPVREVINLRMRLLPYLYTSFADYHLKGIPPFRAMILEQGFDEGQSKVIAGKLDSETNPYAMGQIIEKTDQYMFGPSIMVAPFYEEQHSVRSVRLPAGNWYCFYTGKFMGNNKTIKVTAKELKDRIPLFVKEGSLIPMLTKSVNNSRDAVGKDLELRLYGKKTATYSLYEDDTKTFDYLKGQYRHRTITCTPDGKISEQAGKGPALFGKVTQVKIMTK; this is translated from the coding sequence ATGAAACTTTTTTTCCTCTTTGCAGGTCTCAGCCTTTCCCTGCTCGCTGTCAATGGTGACAAAAGCGATCTCACAACCGCCAATAACTGGCAAGAGCCTGCTGCTGGAACATGGAAACTCGAACTCGGTGAAACTGATGCCGAACTACGCTATACCGATTTAGCCGCTGAAAAACCTCGTTTGGAAGCCCTCAAAAAACTTGGGCCTGCAAAATTTCCTTTTACGAAGTCCGCTATCAGCACCATTAAAACAGCGGATGGTAAATTGATGGTTCGCATCCCCTGTGATGCTGATGAAAAAATTTATGGTTTCGGGCTACAGATGAAAAACATAAAGTCATCTAAAAAAGTGCTTGAGCTCAAAGTTGACCATTGGAAACTCGGTGGTGGTAAAACTCATGCTCCCGTACCCTTTTACATTTCGAGCAAGGGCTATGGCGTCTTCTTCAATACCGCGCGCTACCTAAAAGTCTACAACCAACTGGGAAATCGCAAAGATGCTCTCGATAATCCACCCGAAGTCGATCGCAATCCGCCTCCAAGTCAAAAAGGTTCTCAGCCGGGTCCGTGGCAGGCTCTTCCTGCCGCAAGTGCGGTTGAAGCCGTAGTTGACGCTCAAGGTTTAGAAGTGCTTATTTTTTCTGGCGATACCATGCTCGAGGTGGTACAGCGCTATAACCTTTACTGCGGCGGTGGAACTCTGCCTCCTCTCTGGGGCTTAGGTTTCTGGCATCGTGTTCCCGCTGCTTTTAATGAAGAAGAATGCCGCAAAGAAGTTGCGGACTTCGCAAAACATGACATTCCCCTCGATGTTCTCGGGCTTGAACCTGGGTGGATGACCAAATCTTATCCCTGTACATTTGAGTGGCAAACGGAACGTTTTCCCGACCCTAAAAAATTCACTCAAGATATGCTGAGCCAAGGTGTCCGCCTCAACCTCTGGGAAAACCCCTACATGTCAAAAGATGCTAAAATCTATAAGGACATGTACCCCCATGCCGGTTCCCACCTCGTGTGGCTCGGCATTGTTCCCGACTACAACGTTCAAGAAGCCCGAGATTTAATTACCGAGCAACACTACCGCGATCATGTGAGCATTGGCGTCAGCGGCTATAAAGTCGATGAAGTCGATGGCTATGATCACTGGCTCTGGCCCGATCACGCCACCTTTCCCTCAGGAACATCAGCCGAATCCATGCGTCAAACTTATGGTATGCTCATGCAAAAAATGTTTTACACGGACCTCTTCAAAAAACATAACACTCGTACTTACGGTCTCGTGCGCTCTAGCAATGGTGCGGCCTCCGCACTGCCTTATGTACTTTATTCAGATTCTTACTCGCATTCGGAGTATATCACAGGAATTTCTGCCGCAAGTTTAGGTGGCATTCTTTGGTCTCCTGAGGCACGTGGTGCCAGAAATGGCCGCGAATGGCTCAACCGTATTCAAACCGTGTGCTTTTCTCCAATGGCCATGCTCAATGCTTGGGCCACAGGTGCGAAACCCTGGACTTTCAAAGATGTTACTGATCCCGTTCGCGAAGTCATTAATTTGCGCATGCGCTTACTCCCCTACCTCTACACTTCCTTTGCCGACTATCACCTCAAGGGTATTCCTCCCTTCCGCGCCATGATCCTCGAACAAGGCTTTGACGAAGGTCAGAGTAAAGTGATTGCGGGTAAGCTCGATAGTGAAACCAACCCCTATGCGATGGGTCAGATCATCGAAAAAACTGATCAATACATGTTTGGCCCTTCAATCATGGTCGCGCCTTTCTATGAAGAGCAGCACTCAGTTCGCAGCGTGCGACTACCTGCCGGCAATTGGTACTGTTTTTATACAGGCAAATTCATGGGCAATAACAAAACCATTAAAGTCACTGCAAAAGAACTCAAAGATCGCATACCTCTCTTTGTGAAAGAAGGTTCACTCATTCCCATGCTCACCAAGAGTGTTAATAATAGTCGTGATGCAGTGGGCAAAGATTTAGAACTCCGCCTCTATGGTAAAAAAACCGCCACTTACTCGCTCTACGAAGATGATACCAAGACCTTTGATTACCTCAAGGGGCAATATCGTCATCGTACAATCACTTGCACCCCCGATGGAAAAATCTCGGAACAAGCCGGCAAAGGACCTGCCCTCTTTGGGAAAGTGACTCAAGTCAAAATCATGACAAAATAA
- the ltrA gene encoding group II intron reverse transcriptase/maturase, with the protein MSEMAKQILRRDERFVEIQAWASPSVWTDQMLKTLHRGVERGKWYSLSDKLMRKNNIMEAWEKVCSNKGKHGVDMVSIERYESELEYNNAKLLEELQDGRYDPSAVRRVEIPKGDGRKTRPLGIPTVRDRVVQTALKHVIEPIFDIDFSPYSFGFRPKLGCKDALRRVNELLKQGYLYVMDADIQSYFDTIPHEKLMSRVKEKIIDGKILDLIEQFLKANIFDGLKHWEPEEGTPQGGIISPLLANIYLDLFDHKMTEAGFEIVRYADDFLIMCKSKESAKRALRKTRRWMKANGLKLHPEKTRIADMTEKCEYFEFLGYHFERTRNTHRIKRWPRKQSLKKCKDAIRKKTRRSNKDSIEDIIAYLRPNLLGWYQYFKHSTVYAMRGIDEFTRRRLRSIIAKYNRKKGSHRMIDTRKYNKAYFTDLGFFSLEEAWKLEFQSLRSKH; encoded by the coding sequence ATGTCAGAAATGGCTAAACAAATATTACGACGAGATGAACGCTTTGTTGAAATACAAGCGTGGGCGTCACCTTCTGTCTGGACGGATCAGATGCTGAAAACTCTTCATAGAGGAGTTGAAAGAGGCAAGTGGTACAGCTTATCAGATAAGCTGATGCGTAAGAATAATATTATGGAGGCTTGGGAGAAAGTGTGTTCAAATAAGGGCAAACATGGAGTGGACATGGTATCAATCGAGCGCTACGAATCAGAGCTGGAGTATAATAATGCTAAGCTTCTCGAAGAACTGCAAGATGGAAGGTATGATCCCAGTGCAGTGCGCCGAGTGGAAATCCCAAAAGGTGATGGTCGAAAGACCAGACCTTTGGGAATACCCACAGTGCGTGATCGAGTAGTTCAAACAGCTCTGAAACATGTGATAGAGCCGATATTCGATATCGACTTCTCGCCCTACAGTTTTGGATTTCGTCCAAAGCTGGGTTGCAAGGATGCACTTAGACGAGTGAATGAATTGTTAAAGCAGGGCTATCTCTATGTTATGGATGCCGACATCCAAAGCTACTTCGATACTATACCACATGAGAAACTCATGAGTCGAGTCAAGGAAAAGATCATTGATGGTAAAATTCTTGATCTGATCGAACAATTCCTCAAAGCCAATATCTTTGATGGTCTCAAACATTGGGAACCTGAAGAAGGTACACCGCAGGGAGGAATTATCAGTCCTCTGTTAGCAAATATCTATCTTGATCTCTTTGATCACAAGATGACCGAGGCTGGATTCGAGATAGTGCGCTATGCAGACGATTTCCTGATCATGTGTAAAAGTAAAGAATCAGCCAAAAGGGCATTGCGCAAAACGCGAAGGTGGATGAAAGCCAATGGGCTGAAACTTCATCCAGAAAAAACGCGAATTGCCGACATGACAGAGAAGTGCGAGTACTTCGAGTTTCTCGGATACCATTTCGAGAGAACGCGAAATACACATCGCATTAAACGTTGGCCAAGGAAGCAGAGCCTGAAGAAATGCAAAGATGCCATACGCAAGAAAACGAGGAGAAGCAATAAGGACTCAATAGAGGACATAATTGCTTACCTTCGGCCAAATCTTCTCGGATGGTATCAATACTTCAAGCACTCCACTGTGTATGCAATGCGAGGTATAGATGAATTTACACGCAGAAGACTGCGCAGTATTATAGCCAAATATAATCGCAAGAAAGGTTCTCATCGCATGATTGATACTCGTAAATACAATAAAGCCTACTTTACAGATCTAGGCTTCTTTTCACTGGAGGAAGCCTGGAAACTGGAATTTCAGTCTCTTCGGAGTAAGCACTGA
- a CDS encoding type II secretion system protein — MKRKNFSLMELMVVLAIIGILLSFLFPTLKRARFQAKSASCVNNLKQAGAAIYLYAGDNENYLFTNNFINTLATKQVWMYSDDGDDTNDLFGEFHGGEAGYLEIYLGDDESAYNCPASTHASDDFGSTTDPWGPTTRQGVYTAFPAYGASRRKLTNNFSVHPFLDELADIDGYSRKPILFDPIIDKSPWLANPWVSWDTSTSKIHDMERNKIPVLMDDLSIARGDMTPWPENSLNPHDGSMYMFIKTLY, encoded by the coding sequence ATGAAACGAAAAAACTTTTCACTAATGGAACTCATGGTAGTTCTAGCCATAATTGGCATCTTGCTTTCTTTTTTATTCCCCACACTTAAGCGAGCGCGTTTCCAAGCAAAATCCGCTTCCTGTGTCAATAACTTAAAACAAGCTGGCGCTGCTATATATTTGTATGCAGGCGATAATGAAAACTACCTATTTACTAATAATTTCATCAATACATTAGCTACTAAACAAGTATGGATGTACTCAGACGATGGAGATGATACCAATGATTTATTTGGTGAATTTCATGGTGGTGAAGCAGGCTACCTAGAAATTTATTTAGGTGATGACGAAAGTGCTTACAATTGCCCCGCTTCGACTCACGCATCAGATGATTTTGGTTCAACGACTGATCCATGGGGACCGACGACTCGACAAGGGGTCTATACAGCTTTCCCCGCCTATGGAGCAAGTCGACGCAAGTTAACCAATAACTTTAGTGTTCATCCTTTTCTTGATGAACTCGCCGACATTGATGGCTATAGTCGCAAACCAATTTTGTTTGACCCGATAATTGATAAAAGCCCTTGGCTGGCTAATCCTTGGGTCTCATGGGATACAAGCACTTCTAAAATTCACGATATGGAAAGAAACAAAATCCCTGTATTGATGGATGACCTCAGTATTGCGAGAGGTGACATGACTCCATGGCCTGAAAATAGTTTAAATCCCCATGATGGTTCCATGTATATGTTTATCAAAACTCTTTACTAA
- a CDS encoding type II secretion system protein, whose translation MDPLSSQYSRKKFSLIELLVVIAIIGILASLVLPALGKARKRSQVAVCSNNLKQINTSAFLYQDDSDGFYPPGWYADGVSWDD comes from the coding sequence ATGGATCCGTTATCATCTCAATATTCACGCAAAAAGTTCTCTCTCATTGAGTTACTCGTCGTTATCGCCATTATCGGAATCTTAGCATCGCTTGTACTTCCAGCATTAGGTAAAGCTCGTAAAAGAAGTCAAGTGGCCGTCTGTTCGAATAATTTAAAACAAATCAATACTTCCGCTTTTCTATATCAAGATGATAGTGATGGCTTTTACCCGCCAGGTTGGTACGCCGATGGTGTAAGTTGGGATGATTGA
- a CDS encoding protein kinase domain-containing protein, producing the protein MSENDTVNIPKKSLKPKLDKLNIELKKSSEGMPLDKTKFSYQETYDNLRRIDYMEKSKFEISITCANCGITSEYHSNELFEKVECPACKVKFRIPVETELFIYDKQVYESLFIHTFRAYNKENEFYGDVVVYEKLKSDASLAELQAIADEFKKFEHANYLPPRHVDVDESTYYFSRDNAPYRMNFYLASFGELPKERATHVLTHVCHLAANMAEHSIFGSFMPSDIMLDKDGRTLVCDYGLREKIHVLNPRYNYIPISFLAPEAIFAKVHTEASAVYSLGILAATFILGENPFSEKDPHQIHLERQNFLKNFEQYKLPSFLKKMLAYKSKDRPSFNKCSELFMRMQLMG; encoded by the coding sequence ATGTCAGAAAACGATACAGTTAACATACCGAAGAAGTCTCTTAAGCCCAAGTTAGATAAACTTAATATTGAGCTTAAGAAGAGTAGTGAAGGCATGCCATTAGATAAGACGAAATTCTCGTATCAGGAAACTTACGATAACCTCAGACGTATTGATTACATGGAGAAATCAAAGTTTGAAATAAGTATCACCTGCGCAAACTGTGGAATTACTTCAGAGTATCATTCCAATGAACTTTTTGAAAAAGTTGAATGTCCCGCCTGCAAAGTGAAATTTCGTATTCCAGTTGAAACTGAATTATTTATTTATGATAAACAGGTTTATGAAAGCCTCTTTATTCACACTTTCAGGGCATATAACAAAGAGAATGAGTTCTATGGCGACGTGGTCGTTTATGAAAAACTAAAATCTGATGCTAGCCTAGCAGAACTCCAAGCAATTGCAGATGAATTTAAAAAATTCGAACATGCCAATTACCTTCCTCCTCGCCACGTCGATGTTGACGAGAGTACATATTACTTTAGTCGAGATAACGCCCCCTACCGCATGAACTTTTATCTCGCTAGCTTCGGCGAACTTCCCAAAGAGAGAGCCACTCACGTTTTAACTCATGTCTGCCATCTAGCGGCCAATATGGCGGAACACAGTATTTTCGGCTCATTTATGCCTTCAGATATCATGCTCGATAAGGATGGTAGAACTCTTGTCTGTGATTATGGCCTGCGCGAAAAAATTCATGTCTTAAACCCGCGTTACAACTACATCCCTATTTCTTTTTTAGCTCCCGAAGCCATTTTCGCTAAGGTTCATACCGAAGCTTCTGCGGTTTACTCTCTGGGTATTTTAGCCGCTACTTTTATTTTAGGTGAGAATCCCTTCTCAGAGAAAGATCCCCACCAAATTCATTTAGAACGTCAAAACTTCTTAAAGAACTTTGAGCAATATAAATTGCCTAGCTTCCTCAAAAAGATGCTCGCTTACAAGTCAAAAGACCGTCCCTCCTTCAATAAGTGTTCAGAACTTTTCATGCGTATGCAACTGATGGGCTAA